Proteins co-encoded in one Cataglyphis hispanica isolate Lineage 1 chromosome 4, ULB_Chis1_1.0, whole genome shotgun sequence genomic window:
- the LOC126849132 gene encoding fatty acid synthase: MPAQFESINSPREPVVTNGVPYSIDSDIVITGISGRLPESSNIEEFKENLLKGMDMVTDDERRWSAGLYGLPRRSAKIKDLTLFDASFFGVHSKQAHVMDPQLRMLLEVTHEAIVDAGINPSTVRGSRTGVFVGVSSSESDDFWTRNPDLVNGYGLVGCCRAMFANRISFAFDFTGPSYAVDTACSSAMFAMHQAIAAMRAGECDAAIVGGLNLMLKPEAALQFHKLNMLSQEGKCRVFDATGNGYVRAEAVAAIYLQKAKDARRVYATVLHTKINTDGYKSQGVTYPNGAMQNKLMREVYSEARINPADVVYVEAHGTGTKVGDPEEINSIDKLFCKDRKTPLLIGSVKSNMGHAEPASGLCSLAKVLIAMEAGMIPANLHFDTPNPDIPALKEGRIRVVDKTLPWNGGIVGVNSFGFGGANAHIVLRSNPKPKLSPVPDTIEQLPKLVTVSGRTEEAVHTLLEKAKEHRKDDEFVSLLHVIHKNNIPGHKIRGYEILSIDGTREITEVTSEERRPIWFVFSGMGSQWAGMGRELLGIETFQRSLRRCADALKPHGIDLMNIIMNATEDTFDNMVDSFVSIAAMQVALVDMLTLLGIYPDGIVGHSTGELGCAYADGAFTPEQTILAAYSRGKAIIDSNLQLGSMAAVGLSWEEAKKMCPPDVSPACHNSANSVTISGPPEPLKKFVEELKSKDIFAKMVKSCGVAFHSKYIAQAGPKLRASLDKIIPNPKQRSAKWISSSIPEAAWGSPLAQLSSSAYHVNNLLSPVLFQEAIAHIPANAITIEIAPHCLLQAILRRSLPPTVINIGLHKRNHSNNLAFLLSSIGKLYMAGVQPDISKLYPPVSFPVGRGTPMIGPLVKWDHSATWDVAFFNQKSSQSGECVVQVDLSKELDAYLAGHQIDGRVLFPATGYLLLVWKTLAKLRNTDFELLPVVFENVRFQRATIMPKEGTVKFSITIFEGAGDFEICEAGTVAVSGKIRASEAIERDQVNLPPPSTPPADNNILPLNTKDIYKELRLRGYEYSGIFQGIKTCDNYAITGELHWFDKWVSYLDTMLQFSILSNSHKLLYLPSRLQYAAIDPILHKQLIDKLSLDSGLPVYHYKNVNIVKSGGVEFRGLKASLAPRRQQTQAHPKHERYTFIPYENSHNLVEDPARGKMHALNMLLHIVYENTAALKHKIIEIAGERVAEALLIPFLLDFLDGEPHLQITLDLQVAAVSPSNYTTVCSQMNVDVVARDVNDSPPAQDMHLVIAADVISNQSYGVLKNLAAALKLNGFILLEESAAQVNFKTALKQTDLVLIAKQTDSIGKTYLLLKKIEKKEEPTVIQITEKTFSWLETVKAALKKSESEGQQVLLVSQGEPLLGLIGFMTCIRKETGGANVRYVFIQDKNAPKFSLSAQFYIEQLNKGLVANVLKGGQWGRYFHLQLDQQSNVSSLQVEHAYVNSLVRGDLSSLRWIEGPLSYYRPDNSSNTLCSVYYAPLNFRDIMLASGKLPPDALPGKMATEDCILGLEFSGRDAGGRRVMGMVEARGLATTVVADLGFLWEVPEKWTLEQAATIPVAYATSYYALFVRGQLKAGESVLIHAGTGGVGQAAIAISLHAGCTVFTTVGTPEKREYLKKTFPQLTDRHIGNSRDTSFEQLILTETQGRGVDVVLNSLAEEKLHAGIRCLALNGRFLEIGKYDLSNDSRVGMSMFLKNTAFHGILLDVLFGEDFAEKKEVVKLLSEGIKNGAVRPLPSTVFSEQQLEQGFRFMATGKHIGKVLLKIRDEEPKKLVLPLPKIVAAIPRTYMNPEKSYILVGGLGGFGLELANWMISRGAKFIVLVSRSGIRTGYQALCVRRWRENGVKILVSTADVTTLSGAERLIQESSRLAPVGGIFNLAAVLRDALIENLTEADFKTVILPKVEGTRNLDAVSRKSCPSLDYFVVFSSISCGRGNMGQTNYGFANSAMERMMEQRQANGLPGLAIQWGAVGDVGLIMDMGGNDLEIGGTKPQHIISCLATMDIFLQQPHPVLSSAVLAEKYKSTNNDKQVLLIEAIANILGIKDANSVNGSNNLADLGMDSLMGTEIKQTLERNYDIVLSPQEIRTLTFAKLQELSLSSDETNKKPSTTTNTIANSDENAASNALMMQWPSNEMLPKEALIRMKTKSANGPPLFIVHSIEGFTKSLEYIASELERPLWGLQSVEYAPHDTIPQLAEFYINNIRKVQEKGPYHLAGYSFGSCVAIEMTLQLESAGEEVTLHLIDGSQDFVRKQCEMIGKIDLTNCVISDGCMKALAYFIIQINKNVNYFQAYKFLKQSKSDEEMFDKMLEIIGDIPYAQEDVKIAGYLLFKKLLAASLYCPDKKIKGPVTLIKATENFVPIQKDHNLSQICMQPVRIEEVNGNHRTILLGESAKKIASFLQA, translated from the exons ATGCCTGCACAGTTTGAAAGTATCAATAGCCCGCGGGAGCCCGTGGTCACAAATGGAGTACCGTATTCCATCGACAGTGACATCGTCATTACGGGCATTTCAG GTCGTTTACCTGAATCGTCGAACATCGAGGAGTTCAAGGAGAATCTCTTGAAAGGAATGGATATGGTTACCGATGATGAGCGTCGTTGGTCGGCGGGCCTCTATGGATTACCGCGAAGATCCGCCAAGATAAAAGATCTCACTTTATTCGATGCCTCCTTCTTCGGAGTACATTCCAAGCAGGCGCATGTAATGGACCCGCAGCTTCGCATGCTGTTAGAAGTCACGCATGAGGCGATAGTTGATGCTGGCATTAACCCCTCGACCGTGAGAGGATCCCGCACTGGTGTGTTTGTCGGCGTCTCGTCCTCCGAATCGGACGACTTTTGGACAAGAAATCCGGATCTCGTTAATg GATACGGATTGGTTGGGTGTTGCAGAGCGATGTTCGCCAACAGAATCTCTTTCGCGTTTGATTTCACTGGGCCTAGTTACGCTGTGGATACAGCTTGTTCCTCGGCTATGTTTGCCATGCATCAAGCAATCGCTGCGATGCGCGCCGGCGAGTGCGATGCTGCGATCGTCGGTGGGCTGAATCTGATGCTGAAACCAGAAGCCGCGCTTCAGTTTCATAAACTAAATATGTTGTCGCAGGAAGGCAAGTGCAGAGTATTTGATGCCACGGGCAATGGGTATGTGAGAGCCGAAGCAGTGGCGGCGATATACTTACAAAAAGCAAAGGATGCGCGCAGAGTATACGCCACAGTGCTTCACACGAAAATAAACACCGACGGCTATAAATCCCAGGGTGTTACATATCCGAACGGTGCAATGCAGAATAAATTGATGCGCGAAGTGTACAGTGAGGCGAGGATTAATCCTGCGGACGTAGTTTACGTAGAGGCTCACGGTACCGGTACTAAAGTGGGTGATCCGGAAGAGATCAATTCCATCGATAAGTTGTTTTGCAAAGATAGGAAAACTCCACTGCTAATTGGCTCAGTCAAGAGTAACATGGGACACGCAGAGCCTGCCAGTGGACTCTGTTCACTCGCCAAAGTACTAATCGCGATGGAAGCAGGCATGATTCCAGCCAATTTACATTTTGACACACCGAATCCAGATATTCCTGCCTTAAAGGAGGGACGCATCCGAGTAGTTGACAAGACTCTGCCGTGGAACGGTGGAATCGTAGGCGTCAATTCATTTGGTTTTGGTGGCGCGAATGCGCATATTGTTCTTCGTAGTAATCCAAAACCGAAATTATCCCCAGTTCCGGACACTATCGAACAGCTGCCCAAACTGGTTACCGTGTCAGGTCGTACAGAAGAGGCTGTGCATACATTGCTGGAAAAAGCGAAAGAGCATCGAAAAGACGATGAGTTTGTTTCGTTGTTACACGTCATTCATAAGAACAATATACCGGGTCACAAGATTCGCGGTTACGAGATTCTGAGTATCGATGGTACACGCGAAATAACTGAAGTAACGAGTGAGGAAAGACGTCCTATCTGGTTTGTATTTTCTGGTATGGGCTCGCAGTGGGCGGGCATGGGTCGTGAACTGCTTGGCATCGAGACTTTTCAACGTAGTTTGCGACGATGCGCGGACGCGTTGAAACCTCACGGCATCGATctcatgaatattattatgaatgcTACAGAGGACACATTCGACAACATGGTAGATTCCTTCGTGTCGATCGCGGCCATGCAAGTCGCTCTCGTCGACATGCTTACATTGCTAGGCATATATCCGGATGGTATAGTCGGACACTCCACCGGGGAACTGGGTTGCGCCTATGCCGATGGTGCGTTTACACCAGAGCAAACTATTTTAGCAGCTTATAGCAGAGGCAAGGCAATTATAGACTCCAACCTGCAACTGGGCTCTATGGCCGCGGTCGGTTTGAGCTGGGAGGAAGCTAAAAAGATGTGTCCACCTGATGTCTCTCCGGCTTGTCATAATTCTGCAAACTCAGTCACCATTTCCGGACCCCCCGAGCCTCTTAAGAAATTCGTAGAGGAGTTGAAGAGTAAGGATATCTTTGCTAAGATGGTCAAGAGCTGCGGTGTCGCATTTCATAGCAAATACATCGCCCAGGCTGGGCCCAAACTGCGCGCCTCTCTCGACAAGATCATACCGAACCCGAAGCAGAGATCGGCCAAATGGATCTCGAGCTCCATACCCGAGGCCGCGTGGGGCAGCCCGCTCGCACAGCTCAGCTCGTCTGCGTATCACGtcaacaatttattatcgcCCGTCCTCTTCCAGGAAGCGATCGCGCATATTCCAGCGAACGCGATAACGATCGAGATCGCACCACATTGCTTGCTGCAGGCAATTTTGCGCAGATCGCTGCCACCGACGGTGATCAATATTGGTCTCCACAAACGGAACCACTCGAACAACTTAGCTTTCCTATTGTCCAGCATAGGTAAACTGTATATGGCCGGTGTACAACCCGACATTTCAAAGCTATATCCGCCAGTGAGCTTTCCCGTCGGTCGTGGGACACCAATGATTGGGCCCCTGGTTAAATGGGATCATTCCGCTACATGGGATGTGGCTTTCTTCAATCAAAAGTCAAGTCAATCGGGTGAATGCGTCGTACAAGTAGATCTATCAAAAGAGCTAGACGCTTATCTAGCAGGACATCAGATAGACGGACGAGTCCTTTTTCCAGCTACCGGTTACCTTCTGCTTGTGTGGAAGACTTTAGCGAAACTACGCAACACCGACTTCGAATTATTACCAGTCGTATTTGAAAATGTGCGCTTTCAGCGCGCCACTATTATGCCGAAAGAAGGAACGGTGAAATTCTCGATAACCATTTTCGAGGGAGCGGGTGATTTTGAGATCTGCGAGGCCGGCACGGTTGCCGTCAGTGGAAAAATTCGCGCATCTGAAGCTATCGAGCGAGATCAGGTGAACTTACCACCACCATCAACTCCGCCCGCTGACAACAACATTTTACCGTTGAATACCAAGGATATTTACAAGGAGCTAAGGTTGCGCGGATATGAATATAGCGGTATCTTCCAGGGGATCAAGACCTGCGATAACTACGCTATTACTGGCGAGCTTCATTGGTTTGACAAATGGGTCTCGTATTTAGATACTATGCTACAGTTTAGCATATTGTCCAATAGCCACAAACTGCTATATTTACCATCGCGTCTTCAATATGCCGCAATCGACCCAATTCTTCACAAACAATTGATAGACAAGCTATCATTGGACAGCGGATTGCCGGTGTACCATTATAAGAATGTCAATATTGTCAAATCAGGTGGTGTCGAATTCAGAGGATTAAAAGCTTCCTTGGCTCCTCGACGACAACAAACTCAGGCTCATCCTAAACACGAACGATATACTTTTATACCCTATGAAAATTCGCATAACTTGGTGGAGGATCCAGCAAGGGGTAAAATGCACGCGCTAAATATGCTGTTGCATATCGTGTACGAGAACACAGCAGcgttaaaacataaaatcatAGAAATCGCGGGTGAACGAGTCGCGGAGGCTCTCTTGATACCGTTTCTGCTCGATTTTCTCGATGGTGAACCGCACTTGCAAATCACT CTCGATTTACAAGTGGCAGCTGTTTCTCCTAGCAATTATACAACAGTTTGTAGCCAAATGAATGTTGACGTCGTGGCGAGGGATGTGAATGATTCACCTCCCGCTCAGGACATGCATCTCGTAATAGCGGCCGACGTTATATCCAATCAATCTTATGGTGTTCTTAAAAATCTAGCAGCTGCTTTGAAACTCAATGGTTTTATTCTTCTGGAGGAGAGCGCTGCTCAAGTGAATTTTAAAACCGCGCTGAAGCAAACAGATCTAGTATTGATCGCGAAACAGACCGATTCCATAGGAAAAACTTATTTGTTGCTAAAAAAGAttgagaaaaaggaagagcCGACTGTAATACAGATCACGGAGAAGACTTTCTCGTGGTTGGAGACTGTGAAAGCGGCACTGAAGAAATCTGAAAGCGAGGGTCAACAAGTGCTCCTTGTATCCCAAGGCGAACCATTACTCG GCCTAATCGGATTCATGACTTGTATACGAAAGGAGACGGGTGGTGCAAACGTACGTTATGTGTTCATCCAGGACAAGAACGCTCCCAAGTTCAGTTTATCCGCGCAATTCTATATTGAACAGTTAAATAAGGGACTGGTGGCCAACGTACTGAAGGGAGGCCAGTGGGGCAGGTATTTCCACTTGCAGTTGGATCAACAGAGCAATGTATCTTCCCTGCAGGTGGAGCACGCCTACGTGAACTCGCTGGTGCGAGGAGATTTAAGCAGTTTGAGATGGATCGAAGGCCCATTAAGTTATTACCGGCCCGATAACTCTTCAAATACGCTCTGCAGCGTGTACTACGCTCCGTTGAATTTCAG AGATATTATGCTGGCGAGCGGAAAACTACCACCGGACGCCTTGCCAGGAAAAATGGCTACAGAGGATTGTATATTGGGATTGGAATTTTCTGGAAGAGACGCGGGTGGACGTCGCGTGATGGGTATGGTCGAAGCTAGGGGACTGGCAACCACCGTAGTGGCAGATCTTGGTTTCCTTTGGGAGGTACCCGAAAAATGGACGTTGGAACAGGCGGCAACGATACCTGTCGCCTATGCAACCAGTTATTACGCTCTGTTCGTACGAGGTCAACTAAAAGCGGGTGAAAGTGTGTTAATTCACGCTGGTACAGGCGGCGTCGGCCAAGCTGCGATCGCCATCTCTCTGCACGCAGGTTGCACAGTCTTCACTACCGTTGGCACACCGGAAAAAAGGGAATATCTCAAGAAAACCTTTCCCCAATTGACCGACAGACACATCGGCAATTCTCGGGATACGAGCTTCGAACAGCTGATACTCACCGAGACACAAGGACGCGGAGTCGATGTGGTACTGAACTCGCTGGCGGAAGAGAAGTTGCATGCCGGCATACGGTGCCTCGCATTGAATGGTCGTTTTCTCGAGATTGGCAAATATGATCTATCGAATGACAGCCGCGTTGGAATGTCCATGTTCTTGAAAAACACGGCCTTCCATGGTATACTGTTGGATGTGTTGTTTGGAGAAGATTTTGCAGAGAAAAAGGAGGTGGTAAAGCTCCTTTCAGAAGGAATCAAAAACGGCGCAGTGCGTCCATTACCCTCGACCGTATTTTCGGAGCAGCAGCTCGAGCAAGGATTTAGGTTCATGGCGACTGGCAAACATATTGGCAAGGTATTATTGAAGATTCGAGATGAAGAACCGAAGAAACTTGTTTTGCCGTTGCCAAAGATAGTGGCTGCCATACCACGTACTTACATGAATCCGGAGAAATCGTACATATTGGTCGGTGGTCTCGGTGGTTTCGGTCTAGAGTTGGCCAACTGGATGATTTCACGTGGCGCCAAATTTATTGTTCTCGTGTCACGTTCGGGCATACGCACCGGTTATCAGGCATTGTGCGTGCGACGCTGGCGTGAGAATGGCGTGAAGATCCTCGTCTCCACGGCGGATGTTACGACTTTATCGGGTGCTGAACGCCTCATCCAAGAAAGCAGTCGATTAGCTCCAGTGGGTGGCATATTCAATCTTGCAGCTGTATTGCGCGACGCTTTGATCGAGAATCTGACAGAGGCCGATTTTAAGACGGTAATCCTGCCGAAAGTCGAAGGTACAAGGAATTTGGATGCGGTATCGAGAAAATCTTGTCCATCGCTGGATTACTTCGTCGTGTTCTCATCTATATCGTGTGGTCGCGGCAATATGGGCCAAACTAATTACGGTTTTGCGAATTCGGCCATGGAAAGAATGATGGAACAGAGGCAGGCCAATGGTTTACCTGGTCTCGCCATTCAATGGGGTGCCGTTGGAGATGTTGGTTTAATCATGg ATATGGGAGGTAACGACCTTGAGATTGGCGGTACCAAGCCACAACATATAATAAGCTGCCTAGCGACTATGGACATATTTCTACAACAACCACATCCGGTACTATCTTCCGCAGTACTGGCCGAAAAATACAAATCCACGAATAACGATAAGCAAGTTCTCCTTATCGAAGCCATTGCCAATATCTTAGGTATTAAAGACGCTAATTCAGTTAATGGCAGCAATAATCTGGCCGACTTGGGTATGGATTCACTGATGGGCACGGAGATAAAGCAGACCCTTGAGAGGAATTACGACATCGTGTTGTCGCCGCAAGAGATCCGCACCTTAACGTTCGCCAAACTACAAGAATTATCTTTGTCAAGCGACGAAACAAATAAGAAGCCATCTACAACTACAAACACGATCGCGAATTCGGACGAAAATGCTGCCAGCAATGCGCTGATGATGCAATGGCCAAGCAATGAAATGCTGCCTAAAGAAGCTCTCATCCGAATGAAGACAAAGAGCGCGAACGGACCACCATTATTTATCGTTCACTCGATCGAGGGTTTCACGAAATCATTAGAGTACATAGCTAGTGAGCTCGAAAGACCACTTTGGGGACTGCAAAGCGTTGAATATGCGCCACATGATACAATACCGCAATTGGCCGAATTCTATATAAACAACATCAGGAAAGTTCAAGAAAAGGGACCGTATCACCTGGCGGGATACTCGTTTGGAAGTTGCGTCGCTATCGAAATGACTTTGCAGTTGGAATCCGCTGGAGAGGAAGTCACCCTGCATCTAATCGACGGTTCGCAGGATTTTGTGCGAAAACAATGCGAAATGATTGGCAAAATAGATTTAACAAATTGCGTTATCTCCGATGGCTGTATGAAAGCGTTGGCGTATTTCATCATTCAAATTAACAAGaatgtcaattattttcaa gcatacaaatttttgaaacaaagcAAATCAGATGAGGAGATGTTTGataaaatgttagaaataatAGGCGACATTCCGTATGCACAAGAAGATGTAAAGATTGCTGGATATcttctgtttaaaaaattgttagccGCTTCACTTTATTGTcccgataaaaaaattaaaggaccAGTAACACTGATTAAGGCTACAGAGAACTTTGTACCCATACAAAAAGATCACAATTTATCACAg ATTTGCATGCAGCCCGTGAGAATAGAAGAGGTGAATGGTAATCATAGAACAATACTGTTGGGAGAAAGTGCAAAAAAGATCGCAAGTTTTTTGCAAGCGTAA
- the LOC126849222 gene encoding 2-oxoglutarate and iron-dependent oxygenase domain-containing protein 3-like isoform X3, producing MTQEIKKTKKKSIQKENLISKEESKIVEKPTKPAELKYGPVVSFPYQRVWSRCILILGVLLIVWYNSRQAKEVSLAKQKDVLVSRAQNVECSVDYKEELEKYPGCVPEKCGRVVTDKLVSTTEVDVLLKLAKDGLDLAGSDGGASILDLHSGALSKGQGFINIYKQSAAKKLFNNMDLAIYRVVKTKIQHAVAHNFGVDINKIYLTKPTFFSRITNKPARTIHDEYWHPHVDKETYESFHYTSLLYLNDYEKNFEGGRFIFIDKNNVNTTIEPRKGRVSIFTSGSENLHLVEKIITKAKK from the exons ATGAcgcaagaaataaagaaaacgaagaaaaaaagcatacagaaggaaaatttaatttctaaagaaGAAAGCAAGATTGTGGAAAAGCCGACCAAACCTGCTGAACT GAAATATGGACCTGTTGTATCTTTTCCATATCAAAGAGTATGGTCCAGATGCATTCTAATACTGGgagtattattaatagtttgGTATAATAGCAGACAGGCCAAGGAAGTATCTTTAGCAAAGCAGAAAGATGTACTGGTAAGTCGTGCACAGAATGTTGAGTGCTCTGTGGATTATAAAgaagaattagaaaaataccCTGGCTGTGTACCAGAAAAATGTGGCAGAGTTGTTACCGATAAACTTGTCTCGACAACAGAGGTAGATGTTTTACTGAAGTTAGCAAAAGACGGATTAGATTTGGCCGGATCTGATGGCGGCGCAAGTATTTTGGATCTTCATTCTGGCGCTCTCAGCAAGGGGCAGGGCTTTATCAATATCTATAAACAATCAGCAGCAAagaagttatttaataatatggatttaGCAATTTATAG ggTAGTAAAAACGAAAATACAACATGCAGTAGCACACAATTTTGGggtagatataaataaaatttatttaaccaAACCTACgtttttttcacgaataacTAATAAACCTGCGAGAACTATACATGACGAATATTGGCACCCACATGTTGATAAG gAGACATATGAATCGTTTCATTATACATCACtgctatatttaaatgattatgagaaaaattttgaaggtGGTAGGTTTATATTCattgacaaaaataatgtcaatacAACTATAGAACCAAGAAAAG GCAGAGTCTCGATTTTTACTTCAGGAAGTGAAAATTTACATCTAGttgaaaaa ataattacaaaagcaaaaaaatga
- the LOC126849222 gene encoding 2-oxoglutarate and iron-dependent oxygenase domain-containing protein 3-like isoform X2 produces the protein MTQEIKKTKKKSIQKENLISKEESKIVEKPTKPAELKYGPVVSFPYQRVWSRCILILGVLLIVWYNSRQAKEVSLAKQKDVLVSRAQNVECSVDYKEELEKYPGCVPEKCGRVVTDKLVSTTEVDVLLKLAKDGLDLAGSDGGASILDLHSGALSKGQGFINIYKQSAAKKLFNNMDLAIYRVVKTKIQHAVAHNFGVDINKIYLTKPTFFSRITNKPARTIHDEYWHPHVDKETYESFHYTSLLYLNDYEKNFEGGRFIFIDKNNVNTTIEPRKGRVSIFTSGSENLHLVEKKLQNRFEKVFQ, from the exons ATGAcgcaagaaataaagaaaacgaagaaaaaaagcatacagaaggaaaatttaatttctaaagaaGAAAGCAAGATTGTGGAAAAGCCGACCAAACCTGCTGAACT GAAATATGGACCTGTTGTATCTTTTCCATATCAAAGAGTATGGTCCAGATGCATTCTAATACTGGgagtattattaatagtttgGTATAATAGCAGACAGGCCAAGGAAGTATCTTTAGCAAAGCAGAAAGATGTACTGGTAAGTCGTGCACAGAATGTTGAGTGCTCTGTGGATTATAAAgaagaattagaaaaataccCTGGCTGTGTACCAGAAAAATGTGGCAGAGTTGTTACCGATAAACTTGTCTCGACAACAGAGGTAGATGTTTTACTGAAGTTAGCAAAAGACGGATTAGATTTGGCCGGATCTGATGGCGGCGCAAGTATTTTGGATCTTCATTCTGGCGCTCTCAGCAAGGGGCAGGGCTTTATCAATATCTATAAACAATCAGCAGCAAagaagttatttaataatatggatttaGCAATTTATAG ggTAGTAAAAACGAAAATACAACATGCAGTAGCACACAATTTTGGggtagatataaataaaatttatttaaccaAACCTACgtttttttcacgaataacTAATAAACCTGCGAGAACTATACATGACGAATATTGGCACCCACATGTTGATAAG gAGACATATGAATCGTTTCATTATACATCACtgctatatttaaatgattatgagaaaaattttgaaggtGGTAGGTTTATATTCattgacaaaaataatgtcaatacAACTATAGAACCAAGAAAAG GCAGAGTCTCGATTTTTACTTCAGGAAGTGAAAATTTACATCTAGttgaaaaa AAACTACAGAATCGATTTGAAAAAGTCTTTCAATAG
- the LOC126849222 gene encoding 2-oxoglutarate and iron-dependent oxygenase domain-containing protein 3-like isoform X1, whose protein sequence is MTQEIKKTKKKSIQKENLISKEESKIVEKPTKPAELKYGPVVSFPYQRVWSRCILILGVLLIVWYNSRQAKEVSLAKQKDVLVSRAQNVECSVDYKEELEKYPGCVPEKCGRVVTDKLVSTTEVDVLLKLAKDGLDLAGSDGGASILDLHSGALSKGQGFINIYKQSAAKKLFNNMDLAIYRVVKTKIQHAVAHNFGVDINKIYLTKPTFFSRITNKPARTIHDEYWHPHVDKETYESFHYTSLLYLNDYEKNFEGGRFIFIDKNNVNTTIEPRKGRVSIFTSGSENLHLVEKVKSGTRYALTVSFTCDKNAAISDSHFTDALN, encoded by the exons ATGAcgcaagaaataaagaaaacgaagaaaaaaagcatacagaaggaaaatttaatttctaaagaaGAAAGCAAGATTGTGGAAAAGCCGACCAAACCTGCTGAACT GAAATATGGACCTGTTGTATCTTTTCCATATCAAAGAGTATGGTCCAGATGCATTCTAATACTGGgagtattattaatagtttgGTATAATAGCAGACAGGCCAAGGAAGTATCTTTAGCAAAGCAGAAAGATGTACTGGTAAGTCGTGCACAGAATGTTGAGTGCTCTGTGGATTATAAAgaagaattagaaaaataccCTGGCTGTGTACCAGAAAAATGTGGCAGAGTTGTTACCGATAAACTTGTCTCGACAACAGAGGTAGATGTTTTACTGAAGTTAGCAAAAGACGGATTAGATTTGGCCGGATCTGATGGCGGCGCAAGTATTTTGGATCTTCATTCTGGCGCTCTCAGCAAGGGGCAGGGCTTTATCAATATCTATAAACAATCAGCAGCAAagaagttatttaataatatggatttaGCAATTTATAG ggTAGTAAAAACGAAAATACAACATGCAGTAGCACACAATTTTGGggtagatataaataaaatttatttaaccaAACCTACgtttttttcacgaataacTAATAAACCTGCGAGAACTATACATGACGAATATTGGCACCCACATGTTGATAAG gAGACATATGAATCGTTTCATTATACATCACtgctatatttaaatgattatgagaaaaattttgaaggtGGTAGGTTTATATTCattgacaaaaataatgtcaatacAACTATAGAACCAAGAAAAG GCAGAGTCTCGATTTTTACTTCAGGAAGTGAAAATTTACATCTAGttgaaaaagtaaaatctGGTACCCGTTATGCTTTAACAGTCTCTTTCACGTGTGATAAAAATGCCGCAATATCAGACTCACATTTTACTgatgcattaaattaa
- the LOC126849257 gene encoding MIP18 family protein galla-1 gives MLSFFRKLSIGGKIKDGILPERIMATAEDLLTAKNQSDLTLKTDTELKESVYDLLRTIKDPEKPQTLEQLDVVYEDCITICHNTPGGVSVIRVEFNPTVPHCSLATLIGLCIRIKLERHLVALFKLDIYIKEGAHSTEQEINKQINDKERIAAAMENPNLRELVEKCILEEDY, from the exons atgctATCCTTTTTTCGAAAGCTATCAATAggcggaaaaataaaagatggtATACTGCCAGAAAGAATCATGGCAACGGCAGAGGATCTCTTGACAGCGAAGAATCAGAGCGATCTGACATTAAAGACAGATACCGAGTTAAAAGAATCTGTTTACG ATTTGCTAAGGACAATTAAGGATCCGGAGAAACCACAAACCTTGGAGCAACTGGATGTTGTCTATGAAGATTGCATAACTATTTGCCACAACACACCTGGAGGAGTCTCTGTAATTCGCGTGGAGTTTAATCCTACAGTGCCTCATTGCTCATTGGCAACTCTCATAGGATTGTGTATTCGTATTAAGTTGGAACGTCATTTGGTAGCATtgtttaaattagatatttatatcaagGAGGGTGCACATTCCACTGAACAAgaaa ttaacaaacaaataaatgacAAGGAACGTATAGCAGCTGCAATGGAAAATCCAAACTTACGAGAACTAGTAGAGAAATGCATATTAGAAGAGGATTATTAG